In the genome of Macellibacteroides fermentans, one region contains:
- a CDS encoding TonB-dependent receptor, with translation MKLGKILLVLIVVLFTLPAMAQTGVTVTGRIVERGNNLPVEQATVRLLTGKDSTLVGGVVSSANGNFTLKNIKAGSYLLHVTFVGFEPTYQPLQITGKVNPVKIGNIELTDGAIQLGEAVVVGKANEVVVRNDTVEYNADSYKVTEGSVLEDLLKKMPGVEIASDGKVTVNGKEIKKIMIDGKEFFSDDPKVASKNLPAKMVDKVQVLDKKSDMAMMTGFDDGNEETVINLTVKPGMKQGWFGNAFAGYGSEKRYEGNAMVNRFINNDQFTFMGGLNNTNNMGFSDLASTMFAGMGGGGRGGFGRFGSGNGITSSGNAGLNFSKEFNKKMTLGGNARYSHSDNDAESISKTQNIFQNDSSSYYNESNISRTKSDNVGLNLRMEWKPDTLTSIIFTPDMSYSRNNTFENVDFETLDDTQNRVNKGISEYRSNGEGVNLSGRLEFSRKLNNAGRVFSASLSGGLEDTYNTGINYSNTEYFQSSNPSEVIDQKFRYDNTGFNYRAYVSWVEPIGRNNFIQATYSFSQRNQESLKNSYILGEDGAYSVLDTAYSQSYKNHFINQRASLSFKAQREKYNYTIGLNVDPSYTKSINFVGDINLNELKRSVVNLSPMAQFNYIFNKQTNLRINYSGQTSQPSMTQLQPVADVSDPLVTVIGNPDLNPRYTNNLFLRFQKFIPEKQTAFMVFANGSYVINDIVSYTTYQGTSGKRLTTYKNVDGNYNGNLRAIINTPLKNKKFSVNSMTMLSYSNNKGFINSDENTSKSFTVMERAGIDFRSNVADFGLNGNIRYNNVTNSFQAQNNRRTYNYGAGATTTLYLPLNFKIESDINFSTNSGYSAGYEQEEWLWNASASKTFLKNNQGTIRFKVYDILQQRSNISRNVTASSITDSQYNTLNSYFMVHFIYRFSIFKGGATQSDAQMGPGRGRGGHMGPPTRHF, from the coding sequence ATGAAACTGGGAAAAATCCTTTTGGTGTTGATTGTAGTACTCTTTACGTTGCCAGCTATGGCACAAACGGGAGTCACTGTTACAGGTAGAATTGTTGAACGAGGAAATAATCTCCCGGTCGAACAAGCAACTGTAAGATTACTGACAGGCAAAGACAGCACCTTGGTAGGAGGTGTGGTAAGTTCGGCAAATGGTAATTTCACGCTTAAAAATATAAAAGCCGGCAGCTATCTGCTGCATGTAACCTTTGTAGGATTCGAGCCTACCTATCAGCCTCTGCAGATTACAGGGAAGGTAAATCCTGTTAAGATAGGCAATATCGAACTTACCGATGGAGCTATCCAGCTGGGCGAGGCTGTTGTAGTTGGGAAAGCAAACGAAGTTGTGGTAAGAAACGATACGGTTGAATATAATGCCGACTCGTACAAAGTTACCGAGGGCTCCGTTCTGGAAGATCTGTTGAAAAAGATGCCGGGCGTAGAAATTGCTTCAGACGGTAAAGTTACCGTAAATGGCAAAGAGATTAAAAAAATCATGATAGACGGAAAGGAATTCTTCTCGGACGATCCTAAAGTAGCCTCCAAGAACCTTCCCGCAAAGATGGTAGACAAGGTTCAGGTGCTGGATAAGAAATCGGATATGGCGATGATGACCGGCTTCGACGATGGCAACGAAGAGACCGTAATCAATCTTACCGTAAAACCGGGGATGAAACAAGGATGGTTCGGGAATGCTTTTGCCGGATACGGAAGTGAAAAGCGCTATGAAGGGAATGCCATGGTAAACCGATTTATCAACAATGATCAGTTTACCTTTATGGGAGGACTTAACAACACAAACAATATGGGGTTCAGCGACCTTGCCTCAACCATGTTCGCCGGTATGGGAGGCGGTGGCCGCGGCGGATTCGGCCGGTTTGGAAGTGGAAACGGAATCACATCTTCCGGAAATGCAGGACTGAACTTTAGCAAGGAATTCAACAAAAAAATGACATTGGGCGGTAATGCCAGATATTCTCATTCCGACAATGATGCAGAAAGCATCAGTAAAACCCAGAATATATTCCAGAACGACAGCAGTTCCTACTACAACGAGAGCAATATCAGCCGTACTAAAAGCGACAACGTGGGACTGAATCTTCGTATGGAATGGAAGCCGGATACACTTACCAGTATCATTTTTACTCCGGATATGAGCTATAGCCGGAACAATACCTTCGAAAACGTAGACTTCGAAACGCTGGACGATACTCAAAACAGGGTGAATAAAGGAATTTCAGAATACAGATCCAATGGAGAAGGGGTAAACCTCTCGGGCCGACTTGAATTCAGCAGGAAGCTTAACAATGCAGGCCGCGTATTCAGCGCCTCGCTTTCCGGAGGCCTTGAAGACACCTATAATACGGGTATAAACTATTCCAATACCGAATATTTTCAATCTTCCAACCCGTCTGAGGTGATCGATCAGAAATTCCGTTACGACAATACAGGCTTCAATTATCGCGCCTATGTTTCATGGGTAGAACCCATCGGACGCAATAATTTTATTCAGGCAACCTACAGTTTTAGTCAGCGTAACCAGGAATCCCTTAAGAATTCGTATATTCTGGGAGAAGACGGAGCCTATTCCGTACTGGATACGGCTTACAGCCAGAGTTACAAGAATCACTTTATCAACCAACGAGCCAGTCTGAGTTTCAAGGCACAACGGGAAAAGTATAATTATACCATCGGTTTGAATGTTGACCCGTCGTACACGAAGAGTATCAATTTTGTTGGCGACATTAATTTGAATGAGTTGAAACGGAGTGTGGTTAACCTGTCTCCAATGGCTCAGTTCAATTATATATTCAATAAACAGACCAATCTGCGTATCAATTACAGCGGCCAGACAAGTCAGCCCAGCATGACGCAGTTGCAGCCGGTAGCAGACGTTTCGGATCCGTTGGTTACAGTTATCGGTAATCCGGACCTGAATCCGCGGTACACAAACAACCTGTTTCTAAGATTCCAGAAATTTATTCCGGAAAAGCAGACTGCATTCATGGTATTTGCCAACGGAAGTTACGTTATAAATGACATTGTAAGCTATACCACCTATCAGGGAACCAGCGGTAAGCGACTCACTACTTATAAAAACGTGGATGGAAATTACAACGGGAACCTTCGTGCCATAATAAACACGCCGTTGAAAAATAAAAAATTCTCGGTAAATTCAATGACGATGCTTTCTTATTCCAACAATAAAGGATTTATCAACTCGGACGAAAATACCAGCAAAAGCTTTACAGTAATGGAACGTGCGGGTATTGATTTCAGATCAAATGTGGCCGACTTCGGACTAAACGGAAATATCCGGTACAACAATGTTACCAACTCCTTCCAGGCGCAGAACAACCGAAGAACCTACAACTACGGAGCAGGTGCAACAACAACGTTATACCTTCCGCTTAATTTTAAGATTGAAAGTGACATCAATTTCTCTACCAACTCCGGTTATTCAGCAGGTTACGAGCAGGAAGAGTGGTTATGGAATGCGTCAGCCTCCAAAACATTCCTGAAAAACAATCAGGGAACCATCCGGTTTAAGGTGTACGACATCCTGCAACAGCGAAGCAACATCAGCCGTAACGTAACTGCCAGCAGCATCACCGACTCACAATACAATACGCTGAACAGTTACTTCATGGTTCACTTTATATATCGTTTCAGTATATTTAAAGGTGGAGCCACCCAATCGGATGCTCAAATGGGACCAGGCAGAGGCCGGGGCGGACATATGGGACCTCCTACGCGACACTTCTAA